From Manihot esculenta cultivar AM560-2 chromosome 18, M.esculenta_v8, whole genome shotgun sequence:
atttcctccatcacCTTTAATGCCTCTTCTGGACTCACGCAccggagccacgggctggattttCCTCTTCGGTATAGGGTCCCCCGTACCGCCTGGTAGTTAGCTGCTCGGGCGGCTATTTTCCTTGCTTCTTCCTTGTTTTCGGGGAGCTTTCCTTTCTCTAAATATTCCAGGtacggggtcatccaagtcTGGGTTTGTTCTGCCTGCAAAACCATGTTTGTTTTACTAAAGGCAGGTGTATTGACGTGTTGTATGTATACCTCATCggggagctgttctaattcttctttggttAACCGACTGAGCAAGTctgcttcttcattttcttctcgaggtattctttgaaatttgacAACAACTCCTCGATCCATGAGCTCGGCCTCTATTGCTTTCACCTTTGCTAGGTAATTCTGCATGGTTGGATCCCTGGCTTGATATGCCCCAGTTACTTGATTGATTACTAGTTGTGAgtcactattcacctcgaggtcagTTGCCCCCACTTCTAGTGCGACCAGCATtccgtttattagggcttcatactctgcTACATTATTGGAGGCTTTGAATCCCAAACGTAGGGCGTAGCAAACCTTGAACTCTCcgggccccttaagcattattccagcGCCGCTGCCTCCAGCGCCTGAAGCCCCATCTACATATAACTTCCAATTGAAGTTCTGGGAgagttcttcctttctttctttcctcgACGTTTCTGAGGACgattctccttgtttctcatcgAATGTGCACTCCGCTATGAAGTCAGCGAGGGCCTGAGactttatagctgtccgaggtcgataCTCTAGGCAATAAGGACCGATCTCCACAGACCAAGCTAACATCCGACCTGAAGTCTTCGGCCTTTGTAAGATCTTCTTCAGGGGTTGATCTGTCATGACAATCCCTTGGTGGCTTTCCAGGTAAACCCTAAACTTCCGGACTGCCAGCAGTAGAGCATACgctattttttcaatattcagatatctgacctcggcatctttgagcaccttgctgacatagaacacaggcttctgctctccttcttccacccttaccagTACGGCGCTAACTGCCTGCTCGGAGGCTgccaggtatatcagaagttcctcaccttctatgggactactgagcacatgaggcgagctgagataacttttgagttctttgaaggcttcatgacaatcttctgtccattcgaagtttggcactttccttaactttctgaagaACGGTagacacttttctgccgaccgtgacatgaatcgattgagtgccactactctcccggtcagTTTCTGGAtgtcccttacacaggttggTTCTGCCATATTCAGTATAGCTTCTACTTTTTCCGGGTTGGGCTCGATACCTTTCCCACTtaccatgtatcccaggaatttccctcctctgatgaagaaagcgcactttgcgggattcagcttcattctgtactgatctaaTACCCCAAATACCTCCTTCAAATCTGTCATATGCTGCTGGAAAGTTAGGCTttttaccaccatatcatccacatatacttcgACGTTTCTGCCAAtttgattcttgaagattttattcatcagtctttggtaggTTGCCCCAGCGTTTTTCAGCCCGAAAGGCATAGCTCTATAACAGTAAGTCCCATCCTCGGTTAtgaatgaggtcttctcttcatccgacctgtacattgggatttgatgataaccagacattgcatccaaagacgacatgtaatcaaaaccggccgtagagtcgaccattttattaatatcagggaggggataacaatctttagggcaggccttatttagaTCAGTAaagtctatgcacatcctatatttgtcattggcttttttgactaatacaggattggccagccactgtgggtacataacttctctaataaagcctgcctcctctAATTTCTGTACTTCCTCCTtggtggcctgttgcttctcccttcctactaCCCTCTTTTTCTGCTTTACCGGTCTGGCCTCAGGGAGAACATTCAATCTATGGGTCATCACCTCGGGGTCAATTCCAGGCATGTTCGAAGGCTTCCAAGCGAAGCTTGATGCATGACCTTGAATCAAGGACATCACCTCGGCTTTCTGCTCCTTagtgaggccggcattgagactgaaggcTTTGTCTGTTTCTGTTTCTGACAAGGAGAAAGTCTCCAGCTCTCCCATCGGCTCTGTCCTGGCCTCCGTTTTCTCATCTCGGACCTCCAGGACTTCTGAATCCATCCTTTCCTCTGCTGAGCTCGGCTCCGCTACGGTAGCCAAGtacactgcccttgcttcctcttGACTTCCCCGAACTGTTCCCACTCCTGCTTCTGTGGGGAACTTTATTGCTAAgtatctgatactggtgacagcCTCAAAATCAAACAACACAGGTCTTCCCAGGATCGCGTTGTAGCTCAGAGGGAGTTTAGCTACCAGAAACACTGCATAATGGGTGCGAGTCCTAAGGGCTTCTCCCAGAGTAAGGGCTAGCTTTACCTTTCCTTCCACCGTCACTGGCGTTCCTCCTATCCCTTTAATCGGGGCCTGGTCTCGGCTTAATTGTTCTTCAGGAATACCCATCTGCTGGTAGACTCGGTAAGGCAGCAGATTCACTTTGCTTCCATCATCCACTAGGACCTTCTATACCTTATAGTTGTGGATGATGGCCTCGATGACGAGggcatcatcatggggcatctgaatgtcCCGAGCGTCTTCCGAAGAGAAAGAGATGGTTGTTGAAGAGTGTTCAACGACTTGCATGACCTCGGCGTTACTGTTTCCTTCTTCTCTGCTCCTCTTTTTTCCCCGTCGGCTCATCCGACCCCCCGTGCCTCCTACAATCATATGGATGGTTCCGCTGGACCCATCATTTGCGGGGTTGGCTCCCGCTCTTCGCGGCGTATGGACTGTCGGAGTTGGCGGAGGCCTCTGCCCTTCCGGCTTCTTCACGAAGTTCTTGAGGTGACCCCTCtttattaacctctcgatctcggcaatcaactgaaaacagttattggtATCGTGGCCGTGAGTGCGATGGTACTGACAgtacttgtcaggatttcgtTGGTCTGCCTCAGCTCTTAGGGGCCTGGGCCACTGTAAGAACTCCTTATCTTGTACGGCTATAAGTACCTCGGCCCTTGAGGCATTGAGCGGGGTCGGCTTCTCCGGGACCCAGGAGGGCCGTGATCTTTGTACTGGATCCTGAGAAGGGAGGGGTCTTTGATCTCTGCGCTCCCAAGGCTGTTTATAGGGCTCAGGCCTTCTACCGTGCTTTCTCTCGTGTTTCTCTAGCCTCTTTTCCTCCGGTGCTTTTCCTTTATCCGTCAATCCCCTAGCAAACCTGCTTGTTACCAAGGCAtcgtcctgccttatgtatttttcgGCCCGCTTCATCAACTCAGCCagggaggtcggaggcttcctacttaacgagccaaagaactcggcggaggttgtccccttctgcatggcctctactGCCCTTCCTTCGTCGAGTTCGGGGATCTGGAGGGCTtctgtattgaaacgggcgacatattCTCTGAGTGACTCTTCTCTCCTTTGCCTGATTGTTTCCAAGTAGCTCGTTTTCCTATCGGCAGGAACACCAGCAATGAAGCGGCTGATAAAGCGAGTGGCCAAGTCTCCGAAACTGTTGATGCTCCCAGCCTCCAGGTTATTAAACCATGCTCTTGCTGGGCCTAATAacgtcgttgggaataccttgcacattaaagcatccgataaagtttgtagctccatgaaggtcttgtagttaAGGACATGTTCTCGGGGGTTCCCAGTTCCATCGTAGGCAGCCAgaggtggcatcataaacttcttaggcaCGGTCTCCTGTTGCACCCATTTCGAGAAAGGAGAAGAGGCAGGTAGGAGAGTTTGGTTCTGTTCCTTCGTTCTCAGCTCGATCAGAAGCTGCTCTTTTAGCCTTTGTAGCTTTTGATCTACGCTATCCTCCTCTTGCCTGGGTCTCTTTTCTAGGCGTTATTCCTCCCCCTCTGCTTCACCTCCTGTTTCCCTGGTGGTTCCGGCAGAATAGCTGTCGGCTtcgtcattttctatcatctcccttACCCTTCTCCCATGAACTCTAGCCTCTGGTTCTTCGTCTCCCCCGATTCTCCTCTCTCTTTCTCCAATGTCACGGCTGTCGATTTGAAGGCGATCATGGGTTGGTCGGGGCTCATTTGAACGAGGTTCTTCTACCACCGGATGTGCATTCACGGGGGTGCCAAGGCCCctttgctgcattatctgccccaaccagtgggtggTGCTTTGTAGCTGGAATGCGATagtttggaggtcctggttggacaaggcCACTGCGGGCGCGTTCCCTGTCAAGCTTGGCGAAGGGTTGAAAGAAATGGGTGGTTGGTTATTGGTAGTCGTaggactggaaaaagagaactgctgtcCTTCTTGGGCAGAGTTCAGGTCGTTGTGGGTGCTATTGTTTTCAGTGgggttagccattgtggatctcagtgggttttgcaaGAATGGAAACTCCGGTGATGGAAAGATCAAcctcgtttcccacagacggcgccaattgatgatttgagatccagagaaatagggtttttacaatgggctctgtaaaatttagaaaaagctTAACTCTAgaagagagtatttctccttttataggtttctttttatctgctagtgacgtgccaaaAGAACGAGTACCAGTAGACCATCTGTCCCTGCCACGCTGATACAGACGTACGTGGGAATCAAATCTCTGCCCTATGCGTAACGACCTCTGATTCTCCCTGGGCACGGATGGGCGGGTCTGCAAGATGAACGGATGGGTCTTACTCTGGGTTCCTGGTTGGGCCGGCCAGGCTGGGCCGAGTGAAGGAAACAAGATTGGGTTGAAGAGGGGCTCCCCTACGAAACTGGAGAATGGGCCATCCCGGTTGAGGCGCGCCAGGAGGGAGCCCGTCCTTACCATTTGAATAAACCAGACCTTATCCATACTAAGGGCTCTAAGATGTCTGAGTAATAGGCCGATATCGTGGGTCTCGTCTCTGATTCGGTCGAAGAAATCTCGCGGTCATCAACGAATAAGTCCatttatattttacaaattaGTCATATCTGTCTTTTAAGtttttacaaataattaattttaaaatttccatTGTgtgttataataaattattacataTATATGATACAAAAATgttgattattttattgatttttaaaataattttgaaaattcaaaatttattaattaccgCAGCTCTATAATTAAgaagaataatttattaataagttgACTGTGGTATGCTCGAAGAAGCTTCCCGCAGGGCGTTGCCGCGTAGGCGAATGAAAGCAGCCTGCTCTTCCTGGGTTTTCAAGTCATCAAGTGCAAACGGTGAGTTTCTAAGGTTCTCCTGTTTGTTGATCTTCATCTCCTGTAAGCTTTGGCTGCTCTGAGCAACGCaagaaatatgtatatatatctcTACTTGTGTGAATTATCTTCTCCTATGTACTATCTCTTCAGTTTCAGCAATAATTTGAAGGTGATGAATATGGGAGACGGAAGTATATATAAAGATGGAAGAAACTAGCCGCCCTCTTGTTCTAAACACATCTGATTGAGATTTAGGGTATGCGTTTCTTGCATACAGTAAAAAACCAGATGAATATATCATGAGAGTAGTGCAGTTGACTCTACTGCTGTTGTTATTATCCCTTTGTTTTCCCTTGTAGTGCTTTGTTTTATTGATCAACTTATGAAACAGTTGACTCTACTTCTGTTGTTATTATCCCtttgttttattaaatttctattGATTATTTTTGAGGCTGGAGAATTATGAGAGCATAAGCATGTTTCTAGGAGATATATATCAAccgaaattttttataaattttattttttatataaagtattttatcaattattattaaaattttatttagtaaaaaattaagtaaaatataAAGTAGCATACAACGCGTCCATGAAAATTACTTGTCATTAATATTAAATACGCAAGGGAACGAATTCAGCCCATCTAGCTTTCAGGAGTCGTCCTACACCAAGGGACCAAGGGAAATTTGGActttttgcaaaattaggggttggagaaaaattatttatgaatttagGGTTAGAAAAAAGTTATTTGCGGATTTAGGGTTTGACTGCCACGTGACAACCGAAAAAGGAACCTGGCGCCTATTTAACAGGCGCCAGAGCCTGGCGCCATTTAAAATGGCGCcgacctttttttatttttttttaaaaatggcctggcgccactgtttttttttttttttctttttaaaaatggCCTGGCGCCCCTTTAAGTGGCGTCAGGCCattctttatttctttattttttttatttttttatttattaaaatattaaaatattataattatattaattaattaatataataatatataaatatttaaaattataaaaattaaatttatttttattagactgCTATTATACAGTCGTACATAATtgcataataatattaatgtcctaatattttggagagttatgaaatatattattatataatttgataaccGCCGGACTTTTCTCACTCTAGGGGAAGCTAAACCCGAAAAAGTGAAATAGGCCTAAGGTCTCAGAAACTCACTTCATTTAGTCGGTCCAGCATCTTCGGTCTTAATGCAGACAGACACGAGGCAGATCGGGCTGCCCGCGAGTCTGAGTTCAGCACGAGAAGTCCAGTCCGGTGATGTGACTTGAAGAAGAACAGTAAGCCTAGTCAATTCGCAGCTCTACCCGCATGCGCGctagagaaattaaatggccgtctaaCGTGAAGAGAGGTTCTAATACTTTCATACTAGCGATCTAAGCTCGGTTGTAATTAGAtaatattagatatttttataataataaatattttttataattttaatatattaatatttaataaattttattattaatttttaaataaaaaattactgtattaatttattaaaataataaaaaaaattatcaataaataaatataaaaaacattattgaattatttttatatatctaattacCATCCaattgtttttatatatttaatcataatataatattaattttttatttaaaaattaataataaaatttattaaatattaatatattaaaattataaaaaatatttattattataaaaatatccaatATTATCTAATTACAACCGAGCATATATTGCTAGTATGGAAGTATCAGAACCTCTCTTCACGTCAGACGGCTATTTAATTCTTCTAGCGCGCATGCGGGCAGAGCTGCAAATTGACTAGGCTTACTGTTCTTCTTCAAGTCACATCACTGGGCTGGACTTCTCGTGCTGAACTCAGACTCGCGAGCAGCCCGATCTACCCCGTGTCTGTCTGCATCAAGACCGAAGATGCTGGACCGACTAAATGAAGTGAGTTTCTGAGACCTTAGGCCTATTTCACTTTTTCGGGTTTAGCTTCCCCTAGAGTGAAAAAAGTCCGGCggttatcaaattatataataatatatttcataactctccaaaatattatgatattaatattattctgtaATTATATACGACTGTATAATAGcagttcaataaaaataaatttaatttttataattttaaatatttatatactattatattaattaattaatataattataatattttaataaataaaaaaataaagaatggcCTAGCGCCACtctaagtggcgccaggccattcttaaaaagaaaaaaaaaaggctggCGCCATTTTAAATGGCGCCTGTTAAATAGGCGCCTGTTAAATAGGCGCCAGGCTCTTTTTTCAGCTGCCACCTGGCAGTCAAACCCCAAATCCGCAAATAACTTTTTTCTAACCCTAAATCcacaaataatttttcttcaatCCCTAATTTTGTAAAAAGCCCGGAAAATTTTGACTGACACAACATTCTAAAAGCAAACCACCGCTCTCTAGTTAtcttttactattattaatcGAACAAATAAATCATGATTTATACAATAAGTAGAAATTTTATTACATCGTACAATAATCTCATTTATAAGAGTGTCTTATATAAATCCAacataataaatgattaatatttaatagtatgatgtgtaataattttttctcatgGAAAGTTATTTGATAGACAAAGAAACACCTGAGGAATGGAGTAAAACGTCTTATGGATGTATCTGTTCTATCTGGCACACTGGGCAACCAAATTGCGTAGATTCATCATTGTCAAATAATATCCTGCCAGATTCTATATCTAGATTTATGAGATCCAAAAGCTTACAGTTCAAGACAAAAATAGGTTTATGCTTATGGCTGGGTTGTCgaagaactctggagcagaacacaCAAACAGAGAAGGCAAGAGGTATCGTTGAGAACTGTATTGGCTGTTGCTTGCCATTACTCAGAAAGTTGTAATAGAGGCAAGAAGAAATGAGGGTTAATATAGAGCTTATAGAGCCAAAAGAATCTGCAAACTCCCACCTAAACTCGTGATGATTTTTATTTGGCCTTGTATTTTTGTCCCGTATGAGCATATACTTATTGCAAGCAAGGTCTGCAAATGTTAGGAGGACAGAAAAAATGGCCATAATCACTCCATATCTTGCAGCTTTCACCTTATGTGGAGAGGTCTGCTCAAGTGCTGCTGATATGGCCTCAGCTCCAATGGCAATAATAGACAGAATTATGTCCCACCGAAGCCAGCGAGCCTGcattaaaaataactaaaatattattaatatccaaaaaaaatacaaaagaaaaaaatagggCTTGTAAAAGTGGATAAAAGAATAGAAGAGAATTTGATCTTTACAAAATCCCAGAGATTTTTTGTCATTTGCAGGCAGtgagttggagagaggtcctgcAGTAGAGAGAGAGGGGGAAGGGAACTTTAGATAGAAATAGAGCTTGTCTATTAGATGAATTGCATATGAAAGAGGAATAGGGGCATTTATAGGGAAAGGCGGAGGAAATAGATATGAAGTGAAAATTAACATGAAAGTGACTTTTAAGAGTCTGGTCATCCACACCCGCCTCCCGCCTCCCGCC
This genomic window contains:
- the LOC122722544 gene encoding uncharacterized protein LOC122722544 is translated as MTKNLWDFARWLRWDIILSIIAIGAEAISAALEQTSPHKVKAARYGVIMAIFSVLLTFADLACNKYMLIRDKNTRPNKNHHEFRWEFADSFGSISSILTLISSCLYYNFLSNGKQQPIQFSTIPLAFSVCVFCSRVLRQPSHKHKPIFVLNCKLLDLINLDIESGRILFDNDESTQFGCPVCQIEQIHP
- the LOC122722521 gene encoding uncharacterized protein LOC122722521, which translates into the protein MCKVFPTTLLGPARAWFNNLEAGSINSFGDLATRFISRFIAGVPADRKTSYLETIRFARGLTDKGKAPEEKRLEKHERKHGRRPEPYKQPWERRDQRPLPSQDPVQRSRPSWVPEKPTPLNASRAEVLIAVQDKEFLQWPRPLRAEADQRNPDKYCQYHRTHGHDTNNCFQLIAEIERLIKRGHLKNFVKKPEGQRPPPTPTVHTPRRAGANPANDGSSGTIHMIVGGTGGRMSRRGKKRSREEGNSNAEVMQVVEHSSTTISFSSEDARDIQMPHDDALVIEAIIHNYKV